One Nocardia sp. BMG111209 DNA segment encodes these proteins:
- a CDS encoding nitroreductase/quinone reductase family protein, which translates to MTDYDREIVDRFRAGGGRPDAAFGGAPMLLLHHVGARSGRERVTPLLYVPRESGDFVIVAANGGSPRHPGWYHNLVAHPETTVEVGADTVAVRAEELIGAAREPLWSTMLSASPGLAAFAGRAGRVIPLLMLHRLDPAG; encoded by the coding sequence GTGACTGACTACGACCGCGAGATCGTCGACCGGTTCCGGGCCGGCGGCGGCCGCCCCGACGCGGCGTTCGGCGGCGCGCCGATGCTGCTGCTCCACCACGTGGGGGCCCGCTCGGGCCGCGAACGGGTCACCCCGTTGTTGTACGTTCCGCGGGAGAGCGGCGATTTCGTGATCGTCGCCGCCAACGGTGGTTCGCCGCGGCATCCGGGCTGGTACCACAATCTGGTGGCGCATCCGGAGACCACGGTCGAGGTGGGTGCGGACACGGTCGCGGTACGGGCCGAGGAGCTGATCGGCGCGGCCCGCGAGCCGCTCTGGTCGACCATGCTGTCGGCGTCGCCGGGGCTGGCCGCGTTCGCGGGCCGGGCCGGCCGGGTGATCCCGTTGCTGATGCTGCACCGGCTCGATCCGGCCGGCTGA
- a CDS encoding class II glutamine amidotransferase, with translation MCRLFGLSAGPHRVRATFWLLDAPDSLAAQSHREPDGTGLGTFGPDGSPLVEKQPIAAYTDTAFAREARERESATFVAHIRYASTGGLSDRNTHPFQQHDRLFAHNGVVHGLAELEAELGDYRRLVAGDTDSERVFALITARTDRHGGDVTAGLADAVTWIADRLPVYALNLILTTATELWALRYPDTHELFVLERPAAGDHLDHIGHGGTVHAHSAHLAELPAVVVASERMDGDPAWRPLRSGELLHVDDRLRTRSEIVLDAPPRHRLSLADLGQVAAASQSGM, from the coding sequence ATGTGTCGTCTGTTCGGTTTGTCGGCCGGCCCGCATCGGGTGCGGGCCACCTTCTGGTTACTGGATGCTCCGGACAGTCTGGCGGCGCAGAGCCACCGCGAGCCCGACGGTACCGGACTCGGCACCTTCGGTCCCGACGGTTCCCCGCTGGTCGAGAAGCAGCCGATCGCGGCCTACACGGATACCGCCTTCGCGCGGGAGGCCCGGGAGCGGGAGTCGGCGACCTTCGTCGCGCACATCCGCTACGCCTCCACCGGCGGCCTCAGCGATCGCAATACGCACCCGTTCCAACAGCACGATCGGTTGTTCGCGCACAACGGCGTGGTGCACGGGCTGGCCGAGCTGGAGGCCGAACTGGGCGACTATCGGCGGCTCGTCGCCGGTGACACCGACTCCGAACGGGTCTTCGCCCTGATCACCGCGCGCACCGACCGGCACGGCGGCGATGTCACCGCGGGTCTCGCCGATGCGGTGACCTGGATCGCCGACCGGCTCCCGGTCTACGCCCTCAACCTGATCCTCACCACCGCCACCGAACTGTGGGCGCTGCGCTACCCGGACACCCACGAGCTGTTCGTCCTGGAGCGCCCGGCGGCCGGTGACCACCTCGACCACATCGGCCACGGCGGTACCGTCCACGCGCACAGCGCCCACCTCGCCGAGCTGCCGGCCGTGGTGGTCGCCAGCGAGCGGATGGACGGTGATCCGGCCTGGCGGCCGCTGCGCTCCGGGGAACTGCTGCACGTCGACGACCGGCTGCGGACCCGATCCGAGATCGTCCTGGACGCGCCACCGCGCCACCGGCTTTCGCTCGCCGATCTCGGACAGGTCGCCGCGGCCTCCCAGTCCGGGATGTGA
- a CDS encoding bifunctional 2-polyprenyl-6-hydroxyphenol methylase/3-demethylubiquinol 3-O-methyltransferase UbiG yields the protein MNQSHLTYLASPAWADTLRTRLLPWLRDRVTDLGDVLEIGPGPGRTTDLLLELGATVTAVEIDADLARDLRRRLPEATVIHGDAVTADLPAHRFTTATCFAMLHHMPSPQHQDRLFTRLRQVLRPGASLVGTDAIDSPVLRQAHHDDTFVPVDPDTLPARLTAAGFEHIVVTPHDEHHFRFSATTPVTTRR from the coding sequence GTGAACCAGTCCCATCTGACCTACCTGGCGAGCCCGGCCTGGGCGGACACCCTGCGCACCCGGCTGCTGCCCTGGCTGCGCGACCGGGTGACCGACCTCGGCGACGTCCTCGAGATCGGTCCCGGCCCCGGCCGCACCACCGACCTGCTGCTGGAACTGGGCGCCACCGTCACCGCGGTCGAGATCGACGCGGACCTGGCCCGCGACCTACGCCGGCGCCTGCCCGAGGCCACGGTGATCCACGGCGACGCGGTCACCGCGGACCTCCCGGCCCACCGCTTCACCACCGCGACCTGCTTCGCGATGCTGCACCACATGCCGTCCCCGCAACACCAGGACCGGCTGTTCACCCGGCTGCGGCAGGTGCTGCGACCCGGCGCCTCGCTGGTCGGCACCGACGCGATCGACTCGCCGGTCCTGCGGCAGGCCCACCACGACGACACCTTCGTCCCCGTCGATCCGGACACCCTCCCGGCCCGGCTCACCGCCGCCGGTTTCGAGCACATCGTCGTCACCCCGCACGACGAACACCATTTCCGGTTCTCCGCCACCACCCCGGTCACGACTCGTCGATGA
- a CDS encoding helix-turn-helix transcriptional regulator, giving the protein MVTGSAASAESLLAAAESRIVGLRGGSAVRAGSYTFAGTIADAAWHRHDLHQLEYAVEGVIEVETPVARYRSPSRQAVWIPAGLAHRSILHEVRTVSVFFDPVLVRDNAARARVLHAPPLLREMMIHATRWPLDRPATEAGGEVYFEAMAHLALEWLGDEQPFRLPVGRDPLSAEIMRWTDAHLASATLPQVCRAVAVSERTLRRRFHAATGMTWQQYLRQSRLLHATTLLVQTTDTVMSIATAVGFDSAAAFTRAFEKYCGRTPSAFRRERR; this is encoded by the coding sequence GTGGTGACCGGCTCTGCCGCATCGGCCGAATCCTTGCTCGCGGCGGCCGAATCGAGGATCGTCGGCCTGCGCGGCGGGTCCGCGGTCCGCGCCGGGTCGTACACGTTCGCGGGCACGATCGCCGACGCCGCGTGGCACCGGCACGATCTGCATCAGCTGGAGTACGCCGTCGAGGGCGTGATCGAGGTCGAGACGCCGGTGGCCCGGTATCGTTCGCCGTCGCGGCAGGCGGTGTGGATCCCGGCGGGCCTGGCCCATCGGTCGATCCTGCACGAGGTGCGCACGGTGTCGGTGTTCTTCGATCCGGTTCTGGTGCGCGACAACGCCGCGCGCGCCCGGGTGCTGCACGCGCCACCGCTGTTGCGGGAGATGATGATCCACGCCACCCGCTGGCCCCTCGACCGGCCCGCCACCGAGGCCGGCGGTGAGGTCTACTTCGAGGCGATGGCGCATCTGGCGCTGGAATGGCTCGGCGACGAGCAGCCGTTCCGGCTGCCGGTCGGCCGGGATCCGTTGAGCGCGGAGATCATGCGCTGGACCGACGCGCATCTGGCGTCGGCGACGCTGCCGCAGGTGTGCCGGGCCGTCGCCGTCTCGGAGCGCACACTGCGCCGCCGGTTCCACGCGGCGACCGGGATGACCTGGCAGCAGTATCTGCGGCAGAGCCGCCTGCTGCACGCGACCACCCTGCTGGTGCAGACCACCGACACCGTCATGAGCATCGCCACCGCCGTCGGCTTCGACAGTGCCGCGGCGTTCACCCGCGCCTTCGAGAAGTATTGCGGCCGAACGCCGTCCGCGTTCCGCCGGGAACGCCGGTAG
- a CDS encoding thiolase C-terminal domain-containing protein, with translation MPPLPELTPATEWFWRAGADGKLRIQGCTDCGKLVHPPAPICPRCRSRSHAPAVVSGLATVAGYTINAQQWSPDLPPPYVIATVALAEDPDVRLTTNIVGCEPAEVRIGQQVAVRFDPHEDVWLPVFAPTGAPDDDIDVGDPIRYTPRKPVSDKRFEHDSVLSGIGRSRLGRRLLVDPLELTVDACLEAVADAGLRLDDIDGLSTYPGGFAGAGMSEGGVTALEEALRIHPTWHNGGGDLPGPGGALVAAMLAVSAGLCRHVLCFRTVWESTYRTLRLGGSGGRAAGSMMAWRLPFGAMSAANWIGMNATRYLHRYGATREMLGAIAINGRANAARNPAAIYRDPLTMDDYLSARMVSSPFGLYDCDVPCDGSIAVIVSAADAAADLPKPAVRVVAAGTQILERTSWDQGVLTHEPQVLGQSEHLWSRTELRPDDVDLALLYDGFSFNAVSWLEGLGFCGFGETQDWLDGGRSIAPDGRLPLNPHGGQLSEGRTHGFGFLYEAVAQLRHEAGDRQVPDVRTAVVSTGGGTPSGVFLMQRDA, from the coding sequence ATGCCACCGCTGCCCGAACTGACGCCCGCGACCGAATGGTTCTGGCGCGCCGGAGCCGACGGGAAACTCCGGATCCAGGGCTGCACGGACTGCGGGAAGCTCGTCCATCCGCCGGCGCCGATCTGCCCGCGCTGCCGCAGCCGCTCGCACGCCCCGGCCGTGGTGTCGGGCCTGGCGACGGTGGCCGGATACACGATCAACGCACAGCAGTGGTCGCCGGATCTGCCGCCGCCGTACGTGATCGCGACGGTCGCGCTCGCCGAGGATCCCGATGTCCGGCTCACCACCAACATCGTCGGCTGCGAGCCGGCGGAGGTGCGGATCGGGCAGCAGGTCGCCGTCCGGTTCGACCCGCACGAGGACGTGTGGCTGCCGGTGTTCGCCCCCACCGGCGCGCCGGACGACGATATCGACGTCGGCGACCCGATCCGGTACACCCCGCGCAAACCGGTGAGCGACAAGCGATTCGAACACGATTCGGTGTTGTCGGGGATCGGACGCTCGCGGCTGGGCCGCCGGTTGCTGGTGGATCCGCTGGAATTGACCGTGGACGCCTGCCTCGAGGCGGTCGCCGACGCCGGGCTGCGCCTCGACGACATCGACGGATTGTCCACGTATCCGGGCGGTTTCGCCGGTGCGGGGATGAGCGAGGGCGGGGTCACCGCGCTCGAGGAGGCGCTGCGCATCCATCCCACCTGGCACAACGGCGGCGGTGATCTGCCCGGGCCCGGCGGCGCGCTGGTCGCGGCGATGCTGGCCGTCTCGGCCGGACTGTGCCGGCACGTCCTGTGTTTCCGGACGGTGTGGGAATCGACGTACCGCACCCTGCGGCTCGGCGGATCCGGTGGCCGCGCCGCCGGCTCGATGATGGCCTGGCGCTTGCCGTTCGGGGCGATGTCGGCCGCGAACTGGATCGGGATGAACGCCACCCGATATCTGCACCGCTACGGCGCCACGCGAGAGATGCTGGGCGCCATCGCGATCAACGGCCGCGCCAACGCCGCGCGCAATCCGGCGGCGATCTATCGTGATCCGCTCACCATGGACGACTACCTGTCCGCGCGGATGGTCTCCTCCCCGTTCGGCCTCTACGACTGCGACGTGCCGTGCGACGGGTCGATCGCGGTGATCGTCTCGGCCGCCGACGCCGCCGCGGATCTGCCGAAGCCCGCGGTGCGGGTGGTGGCCGCGGGCACCCAGATCCTCGAGCGCACCTCCTGGGATCAGGGCGTGCTGACCCACGAACCGCAGGTGCTGGGCCAGTCCGAACATCTGTGGAGCCGCACCGAATTGCGGCCCGACGATGTCGACCTGGCCCTGCTGTACGACGGCTTCAGCTTCAACGCCGTCTCCTGGCTGGAGGGCCTGGGTTTCTGCGGGTTCGGCGAGACGCAGGACTGGCTGGACGGGGGCCGCAGCATCGCCCCGGACGGCCGGCTGCCGCTGAATCCGCACGGCGGCCAGCTCTCCGAGGGCCGTACCCACGGCTTCGGCTTCCTGTACGAGGCGGTCGCGCAGCTGCGGCACGAGGCGGGGGACCGGCAGGTGCCGGACGTGCGGACCGCGGTGGTCTCCACCGGCGGTGGCACCCCGTCGGGCGTGTTCCTGATGCAGCGCGACGCCTGA
- a CDS encoding CocE/NonD family hydrolase produces MRASFEGTHRIVAARTRQGDVMTTLRQRLTRVLDARMRNIEPGPYQVEIDRDLRVPMADGVELLGDLYRPVGADGSLPTIVIRGPYGRRGALGGAARVLAYEGFPVFFQSCRGTWGSQGVFTPQIDDQRDGIATHHWVRAQPWFTGRLATFGESYMGYTQWAVAGAMSRDDPDNAPEALVLQITMPDFGAITWDNGAFSLRNALGWSRMMDRMSRGGIALAGILLPDPKLRRAFGALPLSRGDSAATGHPIHWYQDWVRHERLTDDYWTRQSHTASVPEVTAPVLMVAGWYDIFQPWQLRTYRQLVEAGNPPRLTIGPWGHLSRGKAVPAHTDSIAFLKEVFAGVDSARATPVRAYETGARQWHDLEVWPPADAAAQGWSLHTGGGLAATPGPEGATTYTYDPQRPTPALGGPSLLPDTDPVDNAAHERRPDVVVFRSAPLTAAVGIAGEPVARIRIRSSAPSYDVFVRLTDVHPDGRAMTVCDGIRRIGSVATTATEPAPDADGFRVVDVPLWQAFHRFAAGHRIGVQISSGAHPRYARNPGTGEPAFDATTTVVAHQEISHTGPDASRIDLPVRPD; encoded by the coding sequence ATGCGTGCATCGTTCGAGGGCACGCATCGCATCGTGGCGGCGCGGACCCGGCAAGGAGACGTCATGACCACGCTGCGGCAGCGGCTGACCCGGGTGCTCGACGCCCGTATGCGCAATATCGAACCCGGCCCGTACCAGGTCGAGATCGACCGGGATCTGCGCGTGCCGATGGCCGACGGCGTGGAGTTGCTCGGCGACCTGTACCGGCCCGTCGGCGCGGACGGGAGCCTGCCGACGATCGTGATCCGCGGCCCCTACGGCCGCCGCGGGGCGCTGGGCGGGGCCGCCCGCGTGCTCGCCTACGAGGGTTTCCCGGTGTTCTTCCAGAGCTGCCGGGGCACCTGGGGTTCGCAGGGCGTGTTCACCCCGCAGATCGACGATCAGCGCGACGGTATCGCGACGCATCATTGGGTGCGCGCGCAGCCGTGGTTCACCGGCCGGCTCGCGACCTTCGGCGAGAGCTATATGGGCTACACCCAGTGGGCGGTGGCCGGCGCGATGTCGCGCGACGATCCGGACAACGCGCCGGAGGCGCTGGTCCTGCAGATCACGATGCCCGATTTCGGCGCGATCACCTGGGACAACGGCGCGTTCTCGCTGCGCAACGCGCTCGGCTGGAGCCGCATGATGGATCGGATGTCGCGCGGCGGTATCGCGCTGGCGGGCATCCTGCTGCCCGATCCGAAACTGCGGCGCGCCTTCGGCGCGCTGCCGCTGAGCCGGGGCGACTCGGCCGCGACCGGCCATCCGATCCACTGGTATCAGGACTGGGTGCGGCACGAGCGGCTCACCGACGACTACTGGACCCGGCAGTCGCACACCGCGTCGGTGCCCGAGGTGACCGCCCCGGTGCTGATGGTCGCCGGCTGGTACGACATCTTCCAGCCCTGGCAGTTGCGCACCTACCGGCAGCTGGTCGAGGCGGGTAATCCACCGCGGCTGACCATCGGGCCGTGGGGTCATCTCTCGCGCGGGAAAGCCGTTCCGGCGCACACCGATTCGATCGCCTTCCTGAAGGAGGTCTTCGCGGGCGTGGATTCCGCGCGCGCCACGCCGGTCCGCGCGTACGAGACCGGCGCGCGGCAATGGCACGATCTCGAGGTGTGGCCGCCGGCGGACGCGGCCGCGCAGGGCTGGTCGCTGCACACCGGCGGCGGGCTCGCGGCCACGCCCGGCCCCGAGGGCGCCACCACCTACACCTACGACCCGCAGCGGCCCACTCCCGCGCTGGGCGGCCCGAGCCTGCTGCCCGACACCGACCCGGTCGACAACGCCGCGCACGAACGGCGCCCGGACGTCGTGGTCTTCCGCTCCGCACCGCTGACCGCCGCGGTCGGCATCGCCGGGGAACCGGTCGCCCGCATCCGGATCCGATCGAGTGCGCCGAGCTACGACGTGTTCGTCCGGCTGACCGACGTCCATCCCGACGGCCGCGCGATGACCGTCTGCGACGGCATCCGCCGGATCGGCTCGGTCGCCACCACCGCGACCGAGCCCGCGCCGGACGCCGACGGGTTCCGGGTGGTGGACGTGCCGCTGTGGCAGGCGTTCCACCGGTTCGCCGCCGGGCATCGGATCGGCGTGCAGATCAGCTCCGGCGCGCATCCGCGCTACGCGCGCAATCCGGGCACCGGCGAGCCCGCCTTCGACGCGACGACCACAGTGGTGGCGCACCAAGAGATCTCGCATACCGGACCGGATGCCTCGCGCATCGATCTGCCCGTCCGGCCGGACTGA
- a CDS encoding GMC oxidoreductase, giving the protein MSAIPRRSFLGGALAAGITATGAGRAAAGGVAARIGRIRVVREDHRVIVIGSGFGGGVAALRLARAGVPVLVLERGRRWPTGPDSQTFPHASSPDKRMLWYKSAPELFGRSVGFDPYPGLLETVLGDNMTALCAAGVGGGSLIYQGMTLQPAKEVFESQLPAELDWDTMNRVHYPRVARMLGIEVAPDELIETPNYTAVRVFADHVRRAGLPLSKIPMPIDWNYALDEIHGRMAPSYTNGDGALGVNNGGKHSVDVTYLAAAEATGLAEVAPLHHVTDIERAPDGRWTVHVERIDTAGTVVENKILTTPALILAAGSLNTTRLLMRAGAKGRIPDLPDGLGAGWGTNADRIYTWTCLDADLGAVQGGPVVYGSLNWDDPARAATVIQASIPPMGMDAHTTMLVGYGVSDARGRFVYDAAADDATLQWTHEGDAVAQEGWIGPLVRQVAGPAGLLFDTNTVMPSTWHPLGGANMGPVCDQVGRVHGQRGLYVLDGALIPGNCGACNPSMTIAAVAERALDELVRTDVGSLI; this is encoded by the coding sequence ATGTCCGCAATTCCTCGTCGTTCCTTCCTGGGCGGAGCGCTGGCCGCGGGAATCACCGCGACCGGCGCCGGACGCGCCGCGGCCGGCGGTGTCGCCGCCCGTATCGGGCGGATACGGGTGGTCCGGGAGGATCACCGGGTGATCGTGATCGGCTCCGGTTTCGGCGGTGGCGTCGCCGCGCTGCGCCTGGCCCGGGCCGGGGTTCCGGTCCTGGTCCTGGAACGCGGGCGCCGCTGGCCGACCGGCCCGGACTCGCAGACCTTCCCGCACGCGTCCTCGCCCGACAAACGCATGCTCTGGTACAAATCGGCCCCCGAACTGTTCGGCCGGTCGGTGGGATTCGACCCGTATCCGGGATTGCTGGAGACCGTACTCGGCGACAATATGACGGCATTGTGCGCGGCCGGTGTCGGCGGCGGGTCGCTGATCTATCAGGGTATGACCCTGCAACCCGCGAAGGAGGTGTTCGAATCCCAGCTCCCGGCGGAATTGGACTGGGACACGATGAACCGCGTGCACTATCCGCGGGTGGCCCGAATGCTGGGAATCGAGGTCGCCCCCGACGAACTGATCGAAACCCCCAACTACACCGCCGTGCGGGTGTTCGCCGATCATGTCCGCCGGGCCGGGCTGCCGCTGTCGAAAATTCCGATGCCGATCGACTGGAACTATGCGCTGGACGAGATCCACGGCCGGATGGCGCCGTCGTACACCAACGGCGACGGTGCGCTGGGAGTCAACAACGGCGGCAAACATTCCGTCGACGTGACCTATCTGGCGGCGGCCGAGGCCACCGGTCTGGCCGAGGTGGCGCCGCTGCACCACGTGACCGATATCGAGCGGGCCCCGGACGGCCGCTGGACCGTGCACGTGGAACGCATCGATACCGCGGGCACGGTGGTGGAGAACAAGATCCTCACCACCCCGGCGCTGATCCTCGCGGCCGGCAGCCTCAACACCACCCGGTTGCTGATGCGGGCCGGCGCCAAGGGCCGGATCCCGGATCTGCCCGACGGTCTCGGCGCCGGCTGGGGCACCAACGCCGACCGCATCTACACCTGGACCTGCCTGGACGCCGATCTCGGTGCGGTACAGGGCGGTCCGGTCGTGTACGGCAGCCTGAACTGGGACGACCCGGCCCGAGCGGCCACCGTCATCCAGGCGTCGATCCCGCCGATGGGTATGGACGCGCACACCACGATGCTGGTCGGCTACGGCGTGAGCGACGCCCGCGGCCGCTTCGTCTACGACGCCGCCGCCGACGATGCGACATTGCAGTGGACGCACGAAGGCGATGCCGTGGCCCAGGAGGGCTGGATCGGGCCGCTGGTGCGACAGGTGGCCGGACCGGCCGGACTGCTGTTCGACACCAATACCGTGATGCCGTCGACCTGGCATCCGCTGGGCGGGGCGAATATGGGCCCGGTATGCGATCAGGTGGGCCGGGTGCACGGGCAGCGCGGCCTCTACGTCCTCGACGGCGCGCTGATCCCCGGCAACTGCGGGGCCTGCAACCCGTCGATGACCATCGCCGCGGTCGCCGAGCGCGCACTGGACGAACTGGTGCGCACCGATGTCGGCAGCCTCATCTGA
- a CDS encoding helix-turn-helix domain-containing protein, producing MDNTPPGNEPRRVPARRRAGSPPPDARGEARQLYRRFVASIGNDTTTGELADLVYAAAKRWADAGLTHLDAHHALQDALHEVIERLAAEPTAALSHQLRVIVATADDLPREVLRAYYPWLRTYFAAPPETSRSLAASVLGLGTPAELTAGPAGEVRAVATYEVVAVQLDSAAPATLTPMRRLLREVQARRDAVLSVVAESAGTVLIPAAPHEPERELDGLLAAAATAADLTFTATAVRAGIPELPAARQHAHELLDLVEQLGLGSGLYRFADLAFEHQLAHGGFARDRLAAILDPLEAEPELLVALDRHIRAGGIGTRTAQLLGLHPATITRRMRRIRELTGFEPNDVFGLWRLHAALVARTTRPIEPDPG from the coding sequence ATGGATAACACCCCACCCGGCAACGAACCCCGCCGCGTACCGGCCCGCCGGCGAGCCGGGTCGCCGCCACCGGATGCCCGCGGCGAGGCCCGGCAGTTGTACCGGCGATTCGTCGCGTCGATCGGAAACGACACCACCACCGGCGAATTGGCCGATCTCGTATACGCCGCGGCCAAGCGGTGGGCCGACGCGGGCCTGACCCATCTGGACGCGCACCACGCGCTGCAGGACGCTCTACACGAAGTGATCGAGCGGCTCGCCGCCGAGCCGACCGCGGCTCTGTCGCACCAACTCCGGGTGATCGTCGCCACCGCCGACGATCTGCCGCGCGAGGTGCTGCGGGCCTACTATCCTTGGCTGCGAACATATTTCGCGGCGCCACCGGAGACGAGCCGGTCGCTGGCCGCCTCGGTGCTCGGCCTCGGCACCCCGGCCGAGCTCACCGCCGGCCCGGCGGGGGAGGTGCGGGCCGTCGCCACCTACGAGGTCGTCGCCGTACAACTCGACTCCGCAGCACCCGCCACACTGACGCCGATGCGGCGGCTGCTGCGCGAGGTGCAGGCCCGCCGGGACGCCGTCCTGTCGGTCGTCGCCGAATCCGCCGGTACCGTCCTGATTCCGGCCGCGCCCCACGAACCGGAACGCGAACTCGACGGCCTGCTGGCGGCGGCGGCGACCGCCGCGGACCTCACCTTCACCGCGACAGCGGTCCGGGCGGGCATCCCCGAACTACCCGCGGCCCGGCAGCACGCGCACGAACTGCTCGATCTCGTCGAACAACTCGGCCTCGGTTCCGGCCTGTACCGCTTCGCCGATCTGGCCTTCGAACATCAACTCGCGCACGGCGGATTCGCCCGCGACCGGCTCGCCGCGATCCTCGATCCGCTCGAGGCGGAACCCGAACTGCTCGTCGCGCTCGACCGGCACATCCGGGCCGGCGGTATCGGCACCCGGACCGCGCAGTTGCTGGGACTGCATCCGGCGACCATCACCCGGCGGATGCGGCGCATCCGGGAGCTGACCGGGTTCGAACCCAACGACGTGTTCGGGCTCTGGCGGCTGCACGCCGCGCTGGTGGCCCGCACGACCCGGCCGATCGAGCCCGATCCCGGCTGA
- a CDS encoding LacI family DNA-binding transcriptional regulator: protein MATRVTLRDVAARAGVSPATVSFVLNAAPGQSISATTRDRVRQAAAELGYVPHSLARALREGNSRLVVVEAGGFLWARLLEDFIRGLGEELASHGHTLLVSFTGPGEAGRRAAIESLNPRAVIDLPALYERPDRATADGGWIDGMAAHYATQIGYLHGRGHRRIAVAAGPPEDRQLALMTEHIRSAATALDMEVVTVLALGPDHEPPGADLPPEVTAVAALTDELALAVLAGLADRGVPAPAVIGLGDSVAGALRRPALTTVRIDTHTYGRRAGRDVLGLPMGQTQPAVTEIVVRATA, encoded by the coding sequence ATGGCCACACGCGTCACATTGCGCGATGTCGCGGCGCGTGCCGGGGTGTCACCGGCGACCGTGAGTTTCGTGCTGAACGCGGCCCCCGGTCAGAGCATCTCCGCGACCACCCGGGATCGGGTGCGGCAGGCCGCCGCCGAACTCGGCTACGTACCGCATTCGCTGGCTCGCGCACTGCGCGAGGGCAATTCGCGGCTGGTGGTGGTGGAGGCGGGCGGGTTCCTCTGGGCGCGGCTGCTGGAGGATTTCATCCGCGGACTCGGCGAGGAACTGGCGAGTCACGGGCACACCCTGCTGGTCTCGTTCACCGGACCCGGCGAGGCCGGCCGCCGGGCGGCGATCGAATCCCTGAACCCCCGGGCCGTGATCGACCTGCCCGCCCTGTACGAACGCCCGGACCGCGCCACCGCCGACGGCGGCTGGATCGACGGGATGGCCGCGCACTACGCCACCCAGATCGGCTACCTGCACGGCCGCGGCCACCGCCGCATCGCGGTCGCGGCCGGACCGCCCGAGGATCGGCAACTGGCCCTGATGACCGAGCATATCCGTTCCGCCGCAACGGCTCTCGACATGGAAGTGGTCACCGTCCTGGCGCTCGGCCCGGACCACGAGCCGCCGGGTGCGGACCTGCCCCCGGAGGTGACCGCGGTCGCGGCGCTGACCGACGAGCTCGCGCTGGCGGTGCTGGCGGGCCTGGCCGACCGCGGCGTCCCGGCTCCGGCCGTCATCGGCCTCGGCGATTCGGTGGCCGGTGCGCTGCGGCGGCCCGCCCTGACCACCGTCCGCATCGACACCCACACCTACGGCCGGCGGGCCGGCCGCGACGTCCTGGGCCTGCCGATGGGGCAGACCCAACCGGCGGTCACCGAGATCGTCGTCCGCGCCACGGCCTGA
- a CDS encoding zinc-binding dehydrogenase, translating to MKTVVVTAPDRTEIHEVEQPEVGPADVVVRMKACGICGSDTLYIHVGGIPPRQGDTRLGHEPAGEVVSVGAAVEGVQVGDHVVINPMAAVDGMIGNGGAQGGLSDVLVLREARAGVQFRVVPKEIPWHVVALNEPMAVAYHGVNRSGAGVGTKAVVFGAGPVGLGTAIGLKSKGADHVVVVDVVPNRLEKALKVGADAVINSAEEDVIERLKQLHGEVPGFMGRPNRPATDVYIDAAGVPAVIETALRAMRHRGVLTVIAVHKKPVPIDFQEILTTEVDIRMSMGYPTEIFEVTDSIIADWDKYQHIVSDVVPFAEVERGIALAATPGATDKVVITFD from the coding sequence ATGAAGACGGTGGTCGTGACCGCACCGGACCGGACCGAGATCCACGAGGTCGAGCAGCCCGAGGTGGGCCCCGCGGACGTCGTGGTGCGGATGAAGGCGTGCGGGATCTGCGGATCGGACACGCTCTACATCCACGTCGGCGGCATCCCGCCGCGTCAGGGCGACACCCGGCTCGGCCACGAGCCCGCCGGTGAGGTGGTGTCGGTCGGTGCCGCGGTCGAGGGCGTGCAGGTCGGCGACCACGTGGTGATCAACCCGATGGCCGCGGTCGACGGCATGATCGGCAACGGCGGCGCGCAGGGCGGGCTGTCGGATGTGCTGGTGCTGCGCGAGGCGCGCGCCGGCGTCCAGTTCCGCGTCGTGCCGAAGGAGATCCCCTGGCACGTCGTCGCGCTGAACGAGCCGATGGCCGTCGCCTATCACGGCGTCAACCGGTCCGGCGCCGGCGTGGGGACCAAGGCCGTGGTGTTCGGCGCCGGCCCGGTCGGCCTCGGCACCGCCATCGGCCTGAAGTCCAAGGGCGCCGACCATGTCGTGGTGGTCGACGTGGTGCCGAACCGGCTCGAGAAGGCCCTGAAGGTCGGCGCCGACGCGGTGATCAACTCCGCCGAGGAGGACGTGATCGAGCGGCTGAAGCAACTGCACGGCGAGGTACCCGGATTCATGGGCCGGCCGAACCGCCCGGCCACCGACGTCTACATCGACGCCGCGGGCGTCCCGGCGGTGATCGAGACCGCGCTGCGCGCGATGCGGCACCGCGGCGTGCTGACCGTCATTGCCGTGCACAAGAAGCCGGTGCCGATCGACTTCCAGGAGATCCTGACCACCGAGGTCGACATCCGGATGTCGATGGGCTACCCGACGGAGATCTTCGAGGTGACCGATTCGATCATCGCGGACTGGGACAAGTATCAGCACATCGTCAGCGATGTCGTCCCCTTCGCCGAGGTCGAGCGCGGTATCGCCCTCGCGGCGACCCCGGGCGCCACCGACAAGGTCGTCATCACGTTCGACTGA